In Populus alba chromosome 1, ASM523922v2, whole genome shotgun sequence, a single window of DNA contains:
- the LOC118032957 gene encoding pentatricopeptide repeat-containing protein At5g59600, whose product MCLLLSRYQFKGTLAFFRPHHKLPILIISRRSFRSSSETYFHLIETYGRDRALQQGKKLHAHLIINGLARLTHFASKLISFYVETRQLSDARKLFDKIPESNIRRWIVLIGAYSRRGLIQEALSVFSEMQKQGLGANKFVIPSVLKCCGHVYDVQTGRILHSVILKYSIESDVYVISSLIDMYSKCGEVEKARRVFDRMVEKDLVALNAMLSGYGQHGFAKEGFALMDKMEKLGIKPNVITWNILISGFAQKGDDAMVSKMFELMISKGVEPDVISWTSVISGLVQNFRNEAAFDAFKQMLGQGFLPTSATISTVLAACATMANVRRGREIHGYAVVIRVEDDIYVRSALVDMYAKCGFISEASMLFYMMPERNTVTWNSMIFGYANHGYCDEAIELFDQMEKSEGNKLDHLTFTAVLTACSHAGMVEHGQSLLLLMQQKYKIVPRLEHYACMVDLLGRAGNLNEAYDMIKKMPVKPDLFVWGALLGACRNHGDIGLAEVAARHLAELEPENAGNNMLMSNLYADAGSWENVSRSKKMMKRKRLKNFPGCSWIEEAT is encoded by the coding sequence ATGTGCCTGCTTCTTTCCCGTTACCAATTCAAGGGAACTTTAGCATTTTTTAGACCCCACCATAAGCTTCCCATCTTAATCATATCACGCCGTTCATTTCGATCATCATCGGAAACTTATTTTCATCTCATCGAAACATACGGTCGTGATCGAGCATTACAGCAAGGGAAAAAACTTCATGCTCATCTCATCATTAACGGTTTAGCTCGTTTGACCCATTTTGCCTCCAAACTCATCTCTTTCTATGTAGAAACTAGGCAGTTATCTGACGCTCGCAAGTTGTTCGACAAAATTCCCGAGTCAAATATCCGCCGTTGGATTGTGCTCATTGGGGCCTATTCTCGTCGTGGGCTTATTCAAGAAGCTTTGAGTGTTTTCTCTGAAATGCAAAAGCAGGGTTTAGGGGCCAACAAGTTTGTTATACCTAGCGTACTCAAATGTTGTGGTCATGTGTATGATGTGCAAACTGGGAGGATTTTGCACTCTGTTATTTTGAAGTATTCGATTGAATCGGATGTTTATGTTATTAGTTCATTGATCGATATGTACTCTAAATGTGGAGAAGTTGAAAAGGCACGGCGAGTGTTTGATAGGATGGTGGAGAAAGACTTGGTGGCTTTGAATGCCATGCTTTCGGGTTATGGTCAACATGGTTTTGCTAAAGAAGGATTTGCTTTGATGGATAAAATGGAAAAATTGGGTATCAAGCCTAATGTAATAACTTGGAATATCTTGATTTCGGGGTTTGCACAAAAGGGTGATGATGCAATGGTTTCAAAGATGTTTGAATTGATGATCAGCAAGGGAGTGGAGCCTGATGTGATTTCTTGGACTTCGGTTATATCAGGGTTGGTGCAAAATTTTCGTAACGAGGCAGCTTTTGATGCATTTAAACAGATGTTGGGCCAGGGATTTCTTCCAACTTCTGCTACAATTAGTACTGTTTTGGCTGCTTGCGCGACCATGGCTAATGtaaggagagggagggagataCACGGCTATGCAGTGGTGATTAGAGTTGAAGATGATATATATGTAAGAAGTGCTCTCGTTGACATGTATGCCAAATGTGGTTTTATATCAGAAGCAAGTATGCTATTTTATATGATGCCTGAGAGGAATACGGTTACTTGGAATTCGATGATTTTTGGGTATGCAAATCATGGTTACTGTGATGAAGCAATTgagctttttgatcaaatggAGAAATCAGAGGGAAACAAGCTCGATCACTTGACTTTCACGGCTGTCCTCACTGCTTGTAGTCATGCTGGAATGGTTGAACATGGACAAAGCTTGCTTCTCTTGATGCAACAGAAGTACAAGATTGTTCCAAGATTAGAGCATTATGCATGCATGGTGGATCTTCTTGGTAGGGCTGGAAATCTTAATGAGGCTTATGACATGATTAAGAAAATGCCTGTTAAGCCTGATTTATTCGTATGGGGAGCATTATTAGGGGCGTGTAGGAATCATGGGGATATAGGTCTTGCTGAGGTGGCAGCTAGGCATTTGGCTGAGCTTGAGCCTGAGAATGCTGGGAATAATATGCTTATGTCAAATTTGTACGCTGATGCTGGTAGCTGGGAGAACGTATCAAGGTCTAAGAAGATGATGAAACGTAAAAGGCTGAAAAACTTTCCGGGGTGCAGTTGGATAGAGGAAGCCACCTGA
- the LOC118032951 gene encoding L-type lectin-domain containing receptor kinase SIT2-like gives MAALLRALHFVLALFISLKHLALAQEMNQFFYNGFKGANLSLDGIASIHPNGLLELTNISKQQIGHAFFPFPFHFNTFSNNSRSLSFSTNFVFAMVPESPMRGGHGIAFTISPSTEFNGATATQYLGLFNSTTIGLSSNHLLAIELDAIRSPEFGDINDNHVGIDVNNLTSIQSAPASYFSEHGGNEILQLISGDPMQVWIDYDEMDKLLNVTLAPVSITKPRKPLLSTTIDLSLVLLDSMYVGFSSSTGSVSSHHYILGWSFNKSGQAQSLGTSKLPSLPPERNSGNKPDLRIVIPLITVSVLLIASFATMCIMRNKYEEVREDWEQQYGPQRFRYKDLYKATKGFKDKELLGTGGFGRVYRGELRSSKVEIAVKKISHGSNQGMKEFVAEIASMGRLRHRNLVQLLGYCRRKGELLLVYDYMPNGSLDKFLFCNEKPNLDWPRRYQILKGVGSALLYLHEEWQQVVLHRDVKASNVLLDGDLNGRLGDFGLAKFHDHGSTPQTTNVVGTIGYLAPEITRTGKATTSSDVFAFGTFMLEVVCGRRPVESERPPEEVVLVEWVLECWKRGAILGTVDPRLNVNYEVKEVELVLKLGLLCTHRTPAARPSMRQVVQFLEGDATVPDIPLHGAGIGLVPVSNQSSRDHVLTIPISSDDVSSCCLSDCESILNGR, from the coding sequence ATGGCAGCATTACTTAGAGCACTCCATTTTGTACTAGCTCTTTTCATATCCTTGAAACACTTGGCCTTGGCTCAAGAGATGAACCAGTTCTTCTACAATGGCTTCAAGGGAGCCAACCTGAGCCTTGACGGCATTGCAAGTATCCACCCCAATGGCTTGTTGGAACTGACAAACATTTCTAAGCAGCAAATTGGTCATGCTTTCTTCCCATTTCCCTTCCATTTCAATACATTCTCCAACAATTCTAGGTCCCTTTCATTTTCTACCAACTTTGTCTTTGCCATGGTTCCAGAGTCACCTATGCGTGGCGGACATGGCATTGCATTCACTATCTCTCCATCTACAGAGTTCAATGGTGCCACTGCTACTCAATATCTTGGACTCTTTAATTCTACCACAATTGGTTTGTCTTCCAACCATTTGCTTGCCATTGAGCTTGATGCTATAAGAAGCCCTGAATTTGGAGATATCAATGACAATCATGTTGGGATAGATGTCAACAATTTGACATCCATTCAATCTGCTCCAGCATCGTACTTTTCTGAACATGGAGGAAATGAGATCTTGCAGCTCATAAGTGGAGATCCAATGCAGGTGTGGATAGACTATGATGAAATGGATAAGCTACTTAATGTAACACTAGCTCCTGTAAGCATCACGAAACCTCGAAAGCCTCTCTTGTCTACAACTATTGATCTTTCTCTAGTTCTTTTGGATTCTATGTATGTTGGTTTCTCTTCATCCACTGGCTCTGTATCCAGTCACCATTATATTCTCGGGTGGAGCTTCAACAAAAGTGGGCAGGCACAGAGTCTTGGCACTTCAAAGCTTCCTTCACTTCCTCCTGAAAGAAATTCAGGTAACAAACCAGATTTACGAATCGTGATCCCATTGATAACAGTATCTGTTTTACTCATAGCAAGTTTTGCAACTATGTGTATTATGAGGAATAAATATGAAGAAGTACGTGAAGATTGGGAGCAGCAATATGGTCCTCAAAGGTTTCGCTACAAGGATCTTTATAAAGCAACTAAAGGTTTCAAAGACAAAGAGCTCCTTGGAACTGGAGGTTTTGGAAGGGTTTACAGAGGAGAATTACGTTCTTCCAAGGTGGAAATCGCAGTTAAGAAAATCTCTCATGGTTCAAACCAAGGAATGAAAGAATTTGTGGCTGAGATTGCCAGCATGGGGAGGCTAAGGCATAGGAACTTGGTACAGCTCTTAGGCTACTGCCGGCGGAAAGGAGAGCTTCTCTTAGTGTATGATTATATGCCTAATGGAAGTCTCGACAAGTTCCTATTTTGCAATGAAAAGCCTAACCTTGATTGGCCTCGGCGATATCAAATCCTCAAGGGAGTAGGATCTGCTCTTCTCTACCTCCATGAAGAGTGGCAACAAGTTGTTCTGCATAGAGATGTGAAAGCTAGCAATGTCCTATTAGATGGCGATCTTAACGGACGGCTAGGAGATTTCGGGCTCGCTAAGTTTCATGACCATGGATCTACTCCTCAAACAACCAATGTAGTTGGAACTATTGGATATCTTGCACCAGAAATTACTAGAACAGGAAAGGCCACAACAAGCAGTGATGTATTCGCTTTTGGGACTTTTATGCTTGAAGTAGTTTGTGGAAGGAGGCCTGTAGAGTCAGAGAGACCACCCGAGGAGGTTGTTCTGGTTGAGTGGGTACTTGAATGCTGGAAAAGAGGGGCCATTCTTGGGACAGTTGATCCTAGATTGAACGTTAACTATGAGGTGAAAGAAGTGGAGTTGGTTTTGAAGCTAGGTCTGCTCTGTACCCATCGCACTCCAGCAGCTAGACCTAGCATGAGGCAAGTGGTCCAATTTTTGGAAGGAGATGCTACTGTGCCTGACATACCACTGCATGGTGCAGGAATTGGTTTAGTTCCAGTTAGCAATCAATCATCTAGGGATCACGTTTTAACAATCCCTATATCATCAGATGATGTTTCTTCATGTTGCTTGTCTGACTGTGAATCCATCCTCAATGGTCGCTGA